One window from the genome of Catenulispora sp. EB89 encodes:
- a CDS encoding SigE family RNA polymerase sigma factor, producing MRAEQEEDFRRFVIDSRHRLVRTAYVLTGDYARAEDLVQTALVRTYRAWTRIERRDVPERYARQIVVHLNASWWRRLSHRSERPTAFVPEVAVGDGTEAVDRRDQVWRAVLTLPPRMRAIIVLRFLEGLKETETAEVLGCSVGTVKSQTSRALAKLRIQLGTEAAAEHAAATTWRAG from the coding sequence GTGCGGGCGGAACAGGAAGAAGACTTCCGAAGGTTCGTGATCGACAGCCGGCATCGGCTGGTGCGCACGGCCTATGTCCTGACCGGCGACTACGCCCGGGCCGAGGACCTGGTGCAGACGGCGCTGGTGCGGACGTATCGCGCGTGGACCCGGATCGAGCGGCGGGACGTGCCGGAGCGCTATGCCCGGCAGATCGTGGTGCACCTGAACGCGTCGTGGTGGCGGCGGCTCTCGCACCGCTCCGAGCGGCCGACGGCGTTCGTGCCGGAGGTGGCGGTGGGCGACGGCACCGAGGCTGTCGACCGGCGCGACCAGGTGTGGCGCGCGGTGCTCACGCTGCCGCCGCGCATGCGGGCGATCATCGTTCTGCGCTTCCTGGAAGGCCTCAAGGAGACCGAGACCGCCGAGGTTCTCGGATGCTCCGTCGGAACCGTCAAGTCCCAGACGTCCAGAGCCCTGGCCAAGCTCCGGATCCAGCTCGGGACGGAGGCCGCGGCCGAACACGCCGCGGCCACGACATGGAGAGCCGGGTAG